Sequence from the Desulfobulbaceae bacterium genome:
CCGGTCTTGCCGGCCGAAAAGGGGATACCCTGGGCCTTCCTTCCTGTTCCTTCTGCAATAACTCCTTTGAGGAGATAGGTAATCTGGTAGGCTACGCGTTCATCTATTGCCTGCCGAGGTGTGTTTGCGGCTTTTTCAAGGACTTTGCCATTGCGATCAATAATCGAATCGATGAATTGTGGCGCTTGGTATTGACCGTTGTTGGCAAACACTCCGTATGCCGCGGTAAGTTCTGCGAGGGAAACAACCGAAGAGCCCAACGCTAGTGAAAGATTAGGAGAGAGTGGCGAGTTGATGCCCAGGTCCTGAGCAAATTTGATAGCTGGTTTGGTGCCAACCGCTTGCAGCAGTTTAATTGTGACAATGTTGTTGGAGTGGATCAGAGCATTGCGGAGGGAAGTTGGACCATTGAATTTGCCATTATAATTTTTGGGGCGCCAGATGGTGGGCCCGGTTTTAAACTCGACGGGGGAGTCATCAATAATGCTGTTGGGGGTGTATCCTTTTTCCAAGGCCGCTGCATAGATGATGGGTTTGAACGAGGATCCTGGCTGACGTCGGGCCTGGGTTGCCCGATTGAACTGGCTTGATTTGAAGTCCGTCCCGCCGACTAAGGCCAGCACTCTACCGCTGCCGATTTCAATACAGATCAGGGCGGATTGGGGAGGGGGGCCGCCGGTTGGTTGTCTGATCTTCCACTGGGCAACTCCTTGCTGGATAGCGCTGACAGCGTTTCTCTGCAGGTTGAGGTCAATGGTTGTCCGAATCGTGAGCCCTCCTTGATTCAGCACATCACGACCATAGGTGGTGGCGATGTAGTTTTTTACTTGTTGGACAAAGTACCCGGCAGCGTCAGGCGGGCCCGCTTGTGTGGCCCACAGCAAGGGGTCTCGATAGGCATTGCGGGCTGCAGTCGGTGTGATATAGCCGTCTTCGGCCATGCGATTTAAGACATACGCCTGTCTCGCTTTGGCCCGCTCGAAGTGTTTGAAGGGGGAGTATCGGCTCGGTGCCTGAGGGAGCCCGGCCAGGATGGATATTTCTGCCAAGGTCAGGTTTTTCAGCGTTTTGCCGAAATATGTTTGCGCGGCGGCGCCAACACCATAGGTCCCTTCTCCAAGGTAGATCTGGTTCAGGTAGATATGCAGGATCTCGTTTTTTGACAGGAACTTATCGATTCGGTAGGCCAGGATGGCCTCTTTAATTTTTCTGGTGTAGGTTTTTTCCGGAGAAAGGAGGAGTGAGCGGGCGACTTGTTGGGTGATTGTGCTTGCTCCTTGTTTACCACCACTGCGTATGTTGTGGATCAAGGC
This genomic interval carries:
- a CDS encoding PBP1A family penicillin-binding protein: MRTSAPISDIKIDTPPPETTSAKRRPRQPWVWGQIQISIFLLSISGLLTVAIIASLYLLAALNLPDISSMADYQPNATSLIFDKDNETIGWAFTENRRLANIEEMPKLLTKAFIAAEDARFFQHQGVDTLSIVRALIHNIRSGGKQGASTITQQVARSLLLSPEKTYTRKIKEAILAYRIDKFLSKNEILHIYLNQIYLGEGTYGVGAAAQTYFGKTLKNLTLAEISILAGLPQAPSRYSPFKHFERAKARQAYVLNRMAEDGYITPTAARNAYRDPLLWATQAGPPDAAGYFVQQVKNYIATTYGRDVLNQGGLTIRTTIDLNLQRNAVSAIQQGVAQWKIRQPTGGPPPQSALICIEIGSGRVLALVGGTDFKSSQFNRATQARRQPGSSFKPIIYAAALEKGYTPNSIIDDSPVEFKTGPTIWRPKNYNGKFNGPTSLRNALIHSNNIVTIKLLQAVGTKPAIKFAQDLGINSPLSPNLSLALGSSVVSLAELTAAYGVFANNGQYQAPQFIDSIIDRNGKVLEKAANTPRQAIDERVAYQITYLLKGVIAEGTGRKAQGIPFSAGKTGTTDDNIDAWFVGYTPRLATGVWMGYDKLQSLGKKETGGQATAPTWLAFMNGATDYQATNDFRVPEGITFVPIGNEHRDTNLEQEDNAATTDSSQGNLSSGQQGNNENNLGEYPEDSEAAYEGNEQL